Part of the Desulfurobacteriaceae bacterium genome is shown below.
CCCATAAAAAACGTGTCCAAGATGAGCTCCACAGTTTGAACAAATGATTTCTATCCTATCGTCTGGGAATTCTTCAGGGATTTCTTTAACAGTCCCTTTAATACAGTCATCAAAAGATGGCCAACCGGACGTACAAAAGAACTTATGTTCACTTTTAAAAAGGGGAGAACCACACCTTTTACAAAGGTAGATTCCTTCTTCAAAATGGTTCCAATACTTACCGGTAAAAGGAGGTTCTGTCCCCTTTTTAAGAATTACCCACTTTTCAAAGTTGGTAAGGTAATCATCTCTGAATTTCTTTTTCAACTACGACCTCTTTTTTTATCCTTGAGATAAGCTCTTCAAAAGCTGGTAGGACATCTTTTCTAAACCTTCCTGCTACAACTACTATCATTATGTCGTCTCCAATCTTTAACCTTCCTCTATTTATCCAAACTCTAACAGCCTCAATTCCTTCTCTTTTTTCTATTTCCGAAACTACCTCCTTTAGTTTTTCTTCATCGTAAGAAAGTTCCATCTCCTTTACGCACTCTCCAGTTTTTGAAGTTGACCTCACAACTCCATTGTGAACAAGAACCATTCCAAGATTTTCAGGGTTCGCAGAGTCTTTTACCTCGTTAATCAAAGCATCAATAGATGGCTTCATAAAACTCCTCCTGCCTGTTTATATTAAGAAGACTTCTTCTTCTATAATCTAATATCTCTAATTTTCTAAAATCAAGTCTTTTGCTACTTAAAAATCCATGAAGGTCAGATATTCTGTAGTTTCCTCTTTTGAGAAACTCCTCAACAAATGGTAGATGGACTTTAGAAGCCAAGAAGAAGAGAGAATGTAGAAAATTCCCTTCAGAAATTACGCATGGAGGTGCTTCTTTCGAAAAGGCTTTTAAAACCTCTTTTTTTATAAAAGGAACGTCACCTGGGAGAAAGAGGACTTTTTCGAAAGAAGCATTTCTTAGCCCAGTAATAATCCCATAAAGTGGAGAATGGTCTTTGAAACTTTCTGGAATGAAAGCTACGTCTTTCAAGTAGAGAAATTTATCGCTTGGCTTTCCAACAACTATAACCTCTCCAAGTTCTTTAACACTATCAATAACGTAAGAGATTAAAGGCTTACCAAAAAGGTTTTGAAACAGCTTATCTTTTTTAAACCTCTTGCTTTTACCACCTGCTAGGATACAAACCGTTAGCACTTTAATGTCCTTCTCCCTTTGCCATCTTTAGAGCGTGCTTAACAAGCGGTAAGAACATTTCAAGGTTTTGTTTAACAGCCTTTGAACTTCCGGGAAGGTTAATAACGATGCAATCTTCATTTAAAAATCCAACCTTTGCCCTTGACATTAAAGCTTTTGGAGTGAATCTAACTCCGAGAATTCTCATAGCTTCTGAAAAGCCCACCATCTCTTTTTGCAAAAGATCTTCTGTTGCTTCAGGAGTAACATCCCTCTTGCTAAAACCTGTTCCCCCTGTTGTTATGATAACGTTTGCTCCTTCCTTCTCAAAATTCTTGATAGCCTCTTTT
Proteins encoded:
- a CDS encoding molybdenum cofactor guanylyltransferase; this encodes MLTVCILAGGKSKRFKKDKLFQNLFGKPLISYVIDSVKELGEVIVVGKPSDKFLYLKDVAFIPESFKDHSPLYGIITGLRNASFEKVLFLPGDVPFIKKEVLKAFSKEAPPCVISEGNFLHSLFFLASKVHLPFVEEFLKRGNYRISDLHGFLSSKRLDFRKLEILDYRRRSLLNINRQEEFYEAIY
- the msrB gene encoding peptide-methionine (R)-S-oxide reductase MsrB, producing MKKKFRDDYLTNFEKWVILKKGTEPPFTGKYWNHFEEGIYLCKRCGSPLFKSEHKFFCTSGWPSFDDCIKGTVKEIPEEFPDDRIEIICSNCGAHLGHVFYGEGLTKKNVRYCVNSVSLTFIPREETMKKYRCVPCGYVYDPEVGDPDNGIPPGTPFSELPDDWTCPWCGVGKEDFEPVEE
- a CDS encoding molybdenum cofactor biosynthesis protein MoaE, which gives rise to MKPSIDALINEVKDSANPENLGMVLVHNGVVRSTSKTGECVKEMELSYDEEKLKEVVSEIEKREGIEAVRVWINRGRLKIGDDIMIVVVAGRFRKDVLPAFEELISRIKKEVVVEKEIQR